The following DNA comes from Chitinivibrio alkaliphilus ACht1.
AGTACAAGGTATTCAGGAAGTACGCACGGTTGTTCGTCAAAGTGAGAGTGGCTATGAAGCCTTTGTCTTGAAAGTTGTTAATCCGGAGATTATGAAAGATCTTATTGATCAGCAGCGTAATGCGCTGACTGAGTTTAAGGCAACCCAGGCCTACCAAGATCTTGAACAGCGGGTTGAGGAGTATCGAGCCCGTCAAAACTAGGTTTTTCTTGGTCTATGATACGGCACGGCGGAAGATTCTTCTTTCGCCGTCTTTTTTTGCGTATAAGGGTAATATTTTTTACGGGTGGATTACGGGACGAGCAGAAAATATTTTCCCTGCGAACCCCTTTCTGGAGGAATGGTGCTTTCCTATTGTTTGAAACGTATTGCCGTGGCGGTACCTCTTCTCTTCGCTATCTCCCTTGTTACCTATTTTTTTATTTATGTTACCCCCGGCGATGTACTGGCAAAGTATCGTCAGAGTGATCGATATCCCGTTGAAATGGTGGATCGCATGGAGCGGGAATATCGTTTCAATGAACCGTTCCTGGTTCAGTATGGTCATTGGCTGAGAAACCTAGTACAGTGGGATCGTGATGGTATTCGATTGAACCTTGGTTATTCTTTCTCCCAAGAGGAAGAAGTTGCTGTGGTTATGGCATCCCGTCTTAAAAACACCTTGATTCTTGCACTCTTTTCCATTGCTATTACGTGGTTGGTATCCATCCCCGGAGGGATTATTGCTGCGGTGCATCAGTATCGTCTTCCTGATAAAATTTTATCATGTATTTCCTATGTTGGAATCTCCTTTCCTAATTTTTTCTTGGCCCTTGTACTCCTCTATCTTGTGTCAGTATGGCATGAGATTCCTCTCTTGGGTCGTTATATTCCGTGGGTGGGGAATCTTCCCCTTGGGGGAAT
Coding sequences within:
- a CDS encoding ABC transporter permease, producing MLSYCLKRIAVAVPLLFAISLVTYFFIYVTPGDVLAKYRQSDRYPVEMVDRMEREYRFNEPFLVQYGHWLRNLVQWDRDGIRLNLGYSFSQEEEVAVVMASRLKNTLILALFSIAITWLVSIPGGIIAAVHQYRLPDKILSCISYVGISFPNFFLALVLLYLVSVWHEIPLLGRYIPWVGNLPLGGMTSDMHHTLSPVGKVLDVGRHLLVPGVVIATAAMANLQRIMRGNMLETLRKQYIVTARAKGLSETRVVYKHALRNAINPLITIFGYQFSTLLSGAALTEIITGWPGMGSIMLEAIRSQDTFLVMANMLIAGVMLVMGNLIADILLAVSDPRIRMR